One genomic window of Psychrobacter cibarius includes the following:
- the hutH gene encoding histidine ammonia-lyase, which produces MNDIKQLTLHPRQLSFKMLRDIYEQPVILTLPESAYEAIDASHEDVRTIIARDKSAYGINTGFGLLAKTRISDDQLELLQRNLIVSHSVGTGEALPAGVVRLIMVMKVASLAQGVSGVRREVVDSLLALINNQITPNIPAKGSVGASGDLAPLSHMTLAMMGEGDVFVAGEKVPATDALAQHGLEPITLAAKEGLALINGTQVSTALALRGYFLARDLLETATIVGSLSIDAAKGSDSPFDARIHEVRGHHGQIEIAKAHRQLIKGSAIRASHDGEQDDRVQDPYCLRCQPQVMGACLDIINQAGKTLLIESNAVTDNPLIFNNEDGPVAISGGNFHAEPVAFAADILALAIAEIGSMSERRVALLIDATLSGGLPPFLVDNAGVNSGFMIAHVTAAALASENKSIAHPGSVDSIPTSANQEDHVSMATYCARRLYEMAQNTATIIGIELLAAGQGIDFHRGLETSEPLTVAHQKLREKVTFYDKDRYLAPDIEAAKQLVLDGTLAEHWQSLRSDWYESK; this is translated from the coding sequence ATGAACGATATCAAACAATTAACCCTACACCCTCGCCAGCTTAGCTTTAAGATGCTACGTGATATCTATGAGCAACCTGTCATATTGACATTACCTGAGAGTGCTTATGAGGCCATCGATGCCTCACACGAAGATGTGCGTACGATTATTGCCCGAGACAAAAGCGCTTATGGCATCAATACTGGTTTTGGCTTGTTAGCAAAGACCCGTATCAGTGATGATCAGCTTGAGCTACTTCAGCGCAACTTGATCGTTTCTCACTCAGTAGGCACTGGTGAAGCACTTCCTGCTGGCGTGGTACGACTGATTATGGTGATGAAAGTGGCCAGCCTAGCACAAGGTGTATCAGGCGTACGCCGCGAGGTAGTCGACAGCTTACTTGCCTTAATCAATAATCAAATCACGCCAAACATTCCGGCTAAAGGCTCTGTTGGTGCCTCTGGTGATTTAGCGCCTTTATCACACATGACGCTTGCAATGATGGGTGAAGGTGACGTGTTTGTCGCTGGCGAAAAAGTGCCTGCAACAGACGCGCTAGCCCAGCATGGACTTGAGCCTATTACTCTTGCAGCCAAAGAAGGTCTTGCACTTATCAACGGTACTCAAGTGTCAACCGCATTGGCATTACGGGGTTATTTCTTAGCGCGTGACTTGCTGGAGACAGCGACTATCGTTGGCTCCCTGTCAATTGATGCGGCCAAAGGATCGGATTCGCCATTTGATGCGCGTATTCACGAAGTACGTGGGCATCATGGTCAAATTGAAATCGCCAAAGCACACCGTCAACTCATTAAAGGCAGTGCGATTCGCGCCTCGCATGATGGTGAGCAGGATGACCGAGTACAAGACCCTTACTGCCTGCGTTGTCAGCCGCAAGTCATGGGTGCCTGCCTTGATATCATCAATCAAGCAGGTAAAACGCTACTAATCGAATCCAATGCGGTGACAGACAACCCACTTATTTTTAATAATGAAGATGGCCCAGTCGCTATTTCAGGTGGTAACTTCCATGCTGAGCCAGTCGCTTTTGCCGCTGATATTTTGGCCTTGGCAATCGCCGAGATTGGTTCTATGTCTGAGCGCCGTGTCGCTTTGCTAATCGATGCGACGCTGTCAGGTGGTCTGCCGCCATTCTTGGTCGACAATGCTGGGGTGAACTCAGGCTTTATGATCGCCCATGTGACCGCCGCCGCACTGGCATCGGAGAATAAATCTATCGCTCACCCAGGCAGTGTCGACAGTATCCCAACCTCCGCCAATCAGGAAGATCATGTGTCTATGGCGACCTATTGCGCACGCCGCCTATACGAGATGGCACAAAACACCGCCACCATTATCGGTATTGAGCTATTGGCTGCCGGTCAAGGGATTGATTTTCATCGCGGATTAGAGACATCAGAGCCGTTGACTGTGGCGCATCAGAAACTGCGCGAGAAAGTGACTTTCTATGACAAAGATCGCTACCTAGCGCCTGATATTGAAGCGGCCAAGCAGTTGGTATTAGACGGTACGCTTGCTGAGCACTGGCAGTCATTACGTAGCGACTGGTATGAGTCTAAATAA
- a CDS encoding roadblock/LC7 domain-containing protein, with protein sequence MRTDSFQQILEDLNSSSADVEASALISNDGLMIASALPTGVDEDRVGAMSAALLSLGDRAGRELARGSIDRIMIQGEKGYVIMTSSGDEAVLTIMAKPNAKLGLIFLDIKRASEALAKLI encoded by the coding sequence ATGCGTACAGATTCATTCCAGCAAATTTTGGAAGACCTAAACAGCTCATCAGCCGATGTTGAAGCATCTGCCCTTATTTCTAACGATGGTCTGATGATTGCCTCAGCACTACCAACGGGCGTTGATGAAGACCGTGTTGGCGCTATGTCAGCGGCTTTATTGTCATTGGGTGACCGCGCAGGTCGTGAGTTGGCACGTGGTAGTATCGATCGTATTATGATTCAAGGTGAAAAAGGCTACGTGATTATGACCTCATCTGGAGATGAAGCGGTACTTACTATCATGGCAAAACCGAATGCAAAACTTGGTTTGATATTCTTAGATATCAAGCGTGCCTCAGAAGCCCTTGCAAAACTTATCTAA
- a CDS encoding PAS domain-containing protein, with product MGSPIPDAHKPDMPAEQITLTYYDGTSRTVYDTGIERPYPDGKLIVSRTDLDGVLTHVNDAFVEISGYSVDELIGQPQSILRHPDMPKAAYKDLWDTAAAGQKWHGYVKNLCKDGSHYWVYATVVPNIRRGETVGYTSVRRKPSRSKIEAAMAQYAQMNQNEEG from the coding sequence ATGGGTTCTCCAATCCCTGATGCACATAAGCCTGATATGCCCGCTGAGCAGATTACTCTGACTTATTATGATGGTACATCACGGACTGTCTATGATACTGGTATTGAACGCCCCTATCCTGATGGCAAGCTGATTGTATCGCGCACCGACTTGGATGGTGTGCTGACTCACGTCAACGATGCTTTTGTCGAAATCAGTGGCTACAGCGTTGATGAGCTTATTGGTCAGCCACAATCTATTTTGCGCCACCCTGATATGCCAAAAGCCGCTTATAAAGATTTGTGGGATACCGCAGCGGCTGGGCAAAAATGGCATGGCTACGTTAAGAATTTATGCAAAGATGGTAGTCACTATTGGGTCTATGCGACCGTTGTGCCAAACATTCGTCGCGGCGAAACAGTGGGTTATACCTCGGTACGCCGTAAGCCATCGCGTAGCAAAATCGAAGCGGCTATGGCTCAGTATGCCCAAATGAATCAAAATGAGGAAGGCTAA
- a CDS encoding YjiH family protein has translation MIEQNTTLNLKDAAATPTEALLSKPIALLQLIVFSAIGLVMFFVPFTIGEKSTILFDHGATYLVNQQHTLSVMLLFLLMIFGVSKPFIDGSWRKNITHMIMTAFKIIGLILAVMYVADVAPAFMMEKDMLPFLFEKLALPVGMIVPLGALILAFLVGFGLLEMVGVLMQPIMKPIWKTPGSSAIDAVASFVGSYSIGLLITNRVYLQKQYSAREAIIIATGFSTVSAAFMVIVAKTLGLMEFWNLFFWSTLVITFIVTAITARIPPISLVDDSVERPALDHKSGTRLAAAFDLGLSTSRRATDLKQILWSNFRDGLTMAAAIVPSIIAVGLTGLILAKYTPVFDALGLLLYPFTWLSGLPEPLVAAKGMSAGLAEMFLPALLLSEADILTRYVAGVISISSVLFFSAMIPCVLATEIPLSVGKMVIIWFERVVLSILLAAAFGHLAMYFNWIG, from the coding sequence ATGATTGAGCAAAATACGACACTAAATCTCAAGGATGCAGCAGCGACACCAACTGAAGCACTACTGTCTAAACCTATAGCGTTACTGCAATTGATAGTCTTTAGTGCTATCGGTTTGGTCATGTTCTTTGTGCCATTTACCATTGGTGAGAAAAGCACGATTTTGTTCGATCATGGGGCAACTTATCTGGTCAATCAGCAGCATACATTGTCTGTGATGTTATTATTTTTATTGATGATCTTTGGGGTAAGCAAGCCATTTATAGACGGCTCATGGCGTAAAAATATCACCCACATGATTATGACTGCTTTTAAAATCATTGGTCTGATACTGGCAGTAATGTATGTGGCTGACGTAGCGCCTGCCTTTATGATGGAAAAGGACATGCTGCCGTTTTTGTTTGAAAAACTGGCATTACCAGTCGGTATGATTGTACCGCTTGGGGCATTAATTTTAGCATTTTTGGTGGGTTTTGGTTTGCTCGAGATGGTCGGTGTGCTCATGCAGCCGATCATGAAACCTATCTGGAAAACCCCAGGTTCATCAGCGATTGATGCTGTCGCATCCTTTGTTGGTAGCTACTCTATCGGGCTGCTCATTACTAATCGCGTGTATTTGCAAAAGCAATATTCAGCGCGCGAAGCCATTATCATTGCGACTGGATTTTCGACCGTATCAGCGGCATTTATGGTCATTGTTGCCAAAACGCTTGGTCTGATGGAGTTTTGGAACCTGTTTTTTTGGTCTACGCTAGTGATTACCTTTATCGTTACTGCGATTACTGCTCGTATTCCACCCATTAGCCTTGTAGATGATAGCGTTGAACGTCCCGCTTTAGACCATAAAAGTGGTACACGTTTGGCGGCAGCATTTGATTTGGGTTTGTCCACTTCGCGCCGTGCCACTGACCTAAAACAAATCTTATGGTCTAACTTTCGCGATGGGCTGACGATGGCAGCGGCGATTGTGCCTTCTATCATCGCGGTTGGCTTGACAGGATTGATATTAGCAAAGTATACGCCTGTATTCGATGCTTTAGGCTTGCTTCTTTATCCATTTACATGGCTTAGCGGCTTACCAGAGCCTCTGGTTGCGGCCAAAGGTATGTCAGCGGGATTGGCTGAAATGTTCTTGCCAGCACTGCTCCTCAGTGAGGCTGATATACTGACTCGCTATGTTGCAGGGGTCATCTCTATTAGCAGCGTGTTGTTTTTCTCTGCCATGATTCCTTGTGTGCTTGCCACTGAAATACCATTATCTGTCGGCAAAATGGTCATTATCTGGTTTGAGCGTGTGGTACTCAGTATTTTATTGGCTGCTGCATTCGGACATCTAGCCATGTACTTCAACTGGATTGGCTAA
- a CDS encoding PhnD/SsuA/transferrin family substrate-binding protein encodes MTTHNMLIAPDFSPERFAGWHMFNILIQKRANLNMHLNIPTSHAEQEQIIEAGDIQVIYANPFDAAALIREQGYRAVARPIGKSDEMVIAAANSDIKRLEDIKAGATVAMADNRDVKLIGLRLLEAVDIEESDLNWDITETYQAAARKVIKGDAQAAFFLAEIFHSFSRLTKTQLSVLIESDLADISHVLLIKDGFPDTEIFMNAILNLHNDDDGKEALAELGMPQGFEAMDEEDAEFMIDLMQTLLD; translated from the coding sequence ATGACGACACACAATATGTTAATCGCCCCTGATTTTTCTCCTGAGCGTTTTGCAGGCTGGCACATGTTTAATATTTTGATTCAAAAACGTGCCAACCTGAATATGCATCTGAACATACCTACCTCACATGCTGAACAAGAGCAAATCATTGAGGCAGGTGACATTCAAGTTATCTATGCCAACCCATTTGATGCAGCCGCTTTGATCCGTGAACAAGGTTATCGTGCTGTTGCACGCCCTATCGGCAAATCAGATGAGATGGTCATTGCTGCGGCAAACAGTGATATCAAGCGCTTAGAAGACATTAAAGCGGGTGCGACCGTAGCAATGGCAGACAACCGTGATGTTAAGCTGATTGGCTTACGCTTGCTAGAAGCTGTGGATATAGAAGAGTCTGATCTTAACTGGGATATCACTGAAACTTATCAGGCAGCCGCCCGTAAAGTCATCAAAGGTGATGCTCAAGCGGCCTTCTTCTTAGCAGAGATTTTTCATAGCTTTTCACGCTTGACCAAAACTCAGCTGTCAGTGCTAATCGAAAGTGATTTGGCAGACATTAGCCATGTATTACTGATTAAAGATGGCTTTCCTGATACAGAAATATTCATGAATGCGATCCTGAACTTGCATAATGATGACGATGGTAAAGAAGCATTGGCTGAACTTGGCATGCCTCAAGGGTTTGAAGCCATGGACGAAGAAGATGCTGAATTTATGATAGATTTGATGCAAACTTTACTTGATTAA
- a CDS encoding urocanate hydratase, with protein sequence MTTDHGTNKETKLTRRDESREIAAPTGSTLHCKSWLTEAPYRMLQNNLHPDVAENPKSLVVYGGIGRAARNWESYDQILASLKELEDDETLLVQSGKPVGVFQTHENAPRVLIANSNLVPRWATWEHFNELDRKDLMMYGQMTAGSWIYIGTQGIVQGTYETFVEAGRQHYDGSWAGRWILTAGLGGMGGAQPLAATFAGATSLNIECQQSSIDFRLRTGYVDKQADDLDHAYELIKQHTDAGEAVSIALLGNAADILPEMVKRANAGGMKPDLVTDQTSAHDLINGYLPSGWTVEAWKAAQEDSEQHAALTKAAAQSCAVHVQAMLDLQAMDIPTTDYGNNIRQVAFDEGVKDAFNFPGFVPAYIRPLFCQGKGPFRWVALSGDPEDIYKTDQKIKELFPENQHIHRWLDMAKERIQFQGLPARICWLGLGERDKAGLAFNEMVKNGELKGPIVIGRDHLDTGSVASPNRETESMKDGSDAVSDWALLNGMLNVAGGATWVSLHHGGGVGMGYSQHSGMVIVADGTDAAAKRLARVLVNDCGSGVMRHADAGYELAIKTAKDYGLNLPMIK encoded by the coding sequence ATGACTACTGACCATGGAACCAATAAAGAGACTAAGCTGACTCGCCGTGATGAGAGCCGCGAAATCGCTGCGCCCACGGGCAGCACATTACATTGCAAAAGCTGGCTGACCGAAGCACCTTATCGCATGCTGCAAAACAATTTGCATCCTGATGTGGCCGAAAACCCAAAAAGCCTAGTCGTCTATGGTGGTATCGGACGCGCAGCCCGCAATTGGGAAAGCTACGATCAAATCCTAGCGTCATTAAAAGAATTGGAAGACGATGAAACCTTATTGGTGCAATCTGGCAAACCAGTTGGCGTGTTTCAAACGCACGAAAATGCCCCGCGTGTATTGATTGCAAACTCTAACCTTGTACCACGCTGGGCCACGTGGGAGCACTTTAACGAGCTCGATCGCAAAGACTTGATGATGTATGGTCAAATGACAGCTGGTAGCTGGATCTATATTGGCACGCAAGGCATCGTGCAAGGTACATATGAGACCTTTGTAGAAGCAGGTCGTCAGCATTATGACGGTAGCTGGGCAGGACGTTGGATTTTGACCGCGGGTCTTGGCGGCATGGGCGGTGCGCAGCCATTAGCCGCGACTTTTGCAGGTGCAACCTCACTGAACATCGAGTGTCAGCAATCTAGTATCGATTTCCGCTTGCGTACTGGTTATGTCGATAAGCAAGCTGATGACTTAGACCATGCTTATGAGCTCATCAAACAGCATACCGACGCAGGTGAAGCGGTCTCTATCGCCCTACTTGGTAATGCCGCAGATATATTGCCAGAGATGGTCAAGCGCGCCAATGCTGGCGGTATGAAGCCTGATCTAGTGACCGATCAAACCTCAGCGCATGACTTGATCAATGGCTATCTACCAAGTGGCTGGACAGTGGAAGCATGGAAAGCTGCCCAAGAAGATTCAGAGCAACATGCAGCATTAACCAAAGCTGCCGCTCAGTCTTGTGCCGTACACGTACAGGCGATGCTAGACTTGCAGGCAATGGACATTCCAACGACCGATTATGGTAATAATATCCGTCAGGTGGCTTTTGATGAAGGCGTTAAAGATGCCTTTAATTTCCCAGGTTTTGTCCCCGCTTATATTCGTCCGCTGTTCTGCCAAGGTAAAGGCCCATTCCGCTGGGTAGCGTTATCAGGTGACCCAGAAGACATCTACAAGACCGATCAAAAAATCAAAGAGCTGTTTCCTGAAAATCAACATATCCATCGCTGGTTAGACATGGCAAAAGAGCGTATTCAATTCCAAGGTTTGCCTGCCCGTATCTGCTGGTTAGGATTGGGTGAACGTGACAAAGCAGGGCTCGCATTCAATGAGATGGTCAAAAACGGCGAGCTAAAAGGCCCTATTGTCATTGGCCGTGATCACTTAGACACAGGCTCAGTGGCTAGCCCAAACCGTGAAACTGAAAGCATGAAAGATGGCTCAGATGCGGTATCTGACTGGGCATTATTGAATGGTATGCTCAATGTCGCAGGCGGTGCCACTTGGGTATCACTACATCATGGCGGCGGCGTTGGCATGGGTTACTCGCAGCACTCAGGCATGGTGATTGTCGCAGATGGCACTGATGCCGCTGCCAAACGCTTGGCACGAGTGCTAGTCAATGATTGCGGCTCAGGGGTTATGCGTCATGCCGATGCAGGCTATGAGCTAGCGATCAAAACAGCCAAAGACTATGGTCTAAATTTGCCGATGATTAAGTAG
- the hutI gene encoding imidazolonepropionase: MNESENSKNKTIDASIMTSFDHLIINANIATFSAHYGFDMYENEDADSVPYGQLENAAIGIKNGKIAWIGAQDQITAHLPNYQDAQITDINGKWITPGLIDCHTHIVYGGNRSNEFEARLQGASYQDIAAQGGGIVATVSATRAASIESLFAQSEKRLVALMKEGVTSIEIKSGYGLDLDTERKMLTVACQLGEKYDIHVSTTYLAAHALPPEYKSHMQDRTDEYIEQVCEWLPILHSEGLVDAVDGFCENIAFSTEQIRRVFEVARSLNIPVKLHSEQLSDIGGSALVAEYKGLSSDHLEHLSEDDIKKMAASNTVAVLLPGAFYTLRDTKLPPIEALRRHQVPMAISTDCNPGTSPLTSLLLAMNMGCTLFYLTTEEVLAGSTVYAAQALGLSNKGKIEVGCDADLVLWDIARPADLAYQMGLNPINGIMVQGKWRETV, encoded by the coding sequence ATGAATGAATCAGAGAATTCTAAGAATAAGACAATCGATGCATCTATTATGACATCGTTTGATCACCTTATTATCAATGCCAACATTGCGACGTTTTCTGCGCATTATGGTTTTGATATGTATGAAAACGAAGATGCTGATAGCGTCCCATACGGCCAGTTAGAGAACGCGGCTATCGGTATTAAAAACGGCAAAATCGCTTGGATTGGTGCACAGGATCAAATCACTGCTCATCTGCCTAATTATCAAGATGCTCAAATAACAGATATAAATGGTAAATGGATCACCCCGGGGCTTATCGATTGCCATACGCATATCGTCTATGGTGGCAACCGCAGCAATGAGTTCGAAGCGCGATTGCAAGGTGCCAGTTATCAAGACATTGCTGCACAAGGCGGCGGTATCGTTGCGACGGTTAGTGCCACCCGCGCCGCTAGTATTGAGTCGTTATTTGCACAAAGTGAAAAACGCTTAGTTGCTCTTATGAAAGAGGGCGTCACCAGCATCGAAATCAAGTCTGGTTATGGCTTAGACTTAGACACGGAACGCAAAATGCTCACGGTCGCTTGCCAACTGGGAGAGAAATACGATATTCATGTGAGCACTACTTATCTAGCAGCACATGCCCTACCACCTGAATACAAGTCTCACATGCAGGACCGCACAGACGAATACATCGAGCAAGTCTGCGAGTGGCTACCCATCTTGCATTCAGAAGGCTTAGTCGATGCAGTCGACGGCTTTTGTGAAAATATCGCCTTTAGTACTGAGCAAATCAGACGCGTTTTTGAAGTGGCACGCTCATTAAATATCCCAGTTAAACTGCACTCTGAGCAATTATCTGACATAGGTGGCAGTGCCTTGGTTGCCGAATATAAAGGGCTATCAAGCGACCATTTAGAGCATTTATCAGAAGACGACATTAAAAAAATGGCAGCAAGCAATACCGTTGCAGTTCTATTGCCCGGCGCATTTTATACCTTACGTGATACCAAATTGCCACCCATTGAGGCATTACGTAGACACCAAGTACCTATGGCTATTTCTACTGACTGTAATCCTGGCACTTCACCGCTTACCTCATTATTGCTTGCGATGAACATGGGCTGTACGCTGTTTTACTTAACGACTGAAGAGGTACTGGCAGGCTCAACCGTTTATGCAGCACAAGCGCTGGGGCTATCTAATAAAGGTAAAATAGAAGTTGGCTGTGATGCAGATTTAGTCCTATGGGATATCGCCCGCCCTGCGGATTTGGCTTATCAGATGGGACTAAACCCTATTAACGGCATTATGGTTCAAGGCAAGTGGCGTGAGACGGTATAG
- the hutG gene encoding formimidoylglutamase encodes MAMTKISTTVSHTAADMMLWTGRAELFETARARYWYQLAQPYESQNIGLIGFACDQGVRRNQGRVGARAAPPLIRRAFATLPVIAELQQRFDGQLSTLLGDAGDIHCHDDDDFATNTLEQAQIKYAEEVSAIVKQDGLPIGLGGDHAIAYGSFLGLWQALESQNDTTISTHTAPTIGIINFDAHLDIRQSDVATSGTPFRQIAEHLDAHGQPFHYCCIGVSRFSNTAALFDRAEQLGVHVISDEDCHYQPWDTLAEQVKSFIDKVDIVYLTIDMDCFSASVVPGVSAPAAYGIELGFVERMVKTIMVSGKVKMVDIAEINPAFDIDGRSCKVAGRLLATIIEQHLLVA; translated from the coding sequence ATGGCCATGACGAAAATTAGCACAACCGTGAGTCACACAGCGGCTGACATGATGCTGTGGACCGGCCGTGCAGAGCTATTTGAGACGGCACGTGCCCGCTACTGGTATCAGCTTGCTCAGCCTTATGAGAGTCAAAATATTGGGCTAATTGGCTTTGCATGTGATCAAGGGGTCAGACGTAATCAAGGCCGCGTGGGTGCTAGAGCAGCCCCGCCATTAATTCGTCGAGCATTTGCTACGCTGCCAGTCATCGCTGAATTGCAACAGCGCTTTGATGGACAATTATCAACCTTATTGGGTGATGCTGGTGACATTCATTGTCACGACGATGATGACTTTGCCACGAATACTCTTGAACAAGCTCAGATTAAATATGCTGAGGAAGTGAGCGCTATCGTCAAGCAAGACGGTTTGCCTATCGGATTGGGCGGTGATCATGCCATCGCTTACGGCAGCTTTTTAGGGTTATGGCAGGCTTTAGAAAGTCAAAACGATACAACTATCAGCACACATACAGCACCTACTATCGGAATTATTAATTTTGATGCCCACCTTGATATTCGTCAGTCTGATGTAGCGACCTCTGGGACACCGTTTCGCCAAATTGCCGAGCACCTTGATGCACATGGTCAGCCCTTTCATTATTGCTGTATTGGCGTCAGTCGGTTCTCTAACACGGCGGCGCTTTTCGATCGCGCTGAGCAATTGGGTGTGCATGTTATCAGTGATGAAGACTGTCATTATCAGCCTTGGGACACGCTTGCTGAGCAGGTCAAAAGCTTTATCGATAAGGTCGATATCGTGTATCTGACTATCGATATGGACTGCTTCTCTGCCAGTGTTGTGCCCGGTGTGAGTGCCCCAGCTGCTTATGGTATTGAGCTGGGTTTCGTTGAGCGCATGGTAAAAACTATCATGGTATCGGGCAAGGTAAAAATGGTAGACATTGCCGAGATTAATCCCGCCTTTGATATTGATGGGCGTAGCTGCAAGGTTGCTGGTCGATTGCTGGCCACTATTATAGAACAGCATTTACTTGTCGCTTAG
- a CDS encoding PepSY domain-containing protein — MSKIFKPFSLTTLGTRAAVVVGAAMFTTTIYASTQQPLASEVQAAKASRISLQQAINIAAKKSSGLLMSASFDHDDDKAQGGVYEMEFVTSSRNYEIKVDAMNGRVISTDVERLDSDDLVDYKALKQAKIDVKQAMKIAEKQSGGRVIEIEFKNDRDYSDHASYYEADILKGNSIVWLNVDANTGSVFNNKFKK; from the coding sequence ATGAGCAAGATTTTCAAGCCATTTTCGCTAACGACTTTGGGTACTCGTGCTGCAGTAGTAGTGGGTGCGGCTATGTTCACTACGACAATCTATGCATCTACGCAGCAACCGCTAGCAAGTGAGGTCCAAGCCGCCAAAGCCAGTAGAATAAGCTTACAACAAGCAATAAATATTGCGGCGAAAAAGTCATCTGGTCTATTGATGAGTGCCAGCTTTGATCACGATGATGATAAAGCGCAAGGCGGTGTGTATGAGATGGAATTCGTAACCAGTAGCCGAAACTATGAAATCAAAGTCGACGCCATGAATGGTAGAGTGATCAGTACGGATGTGGAACGATTAGACAGTGACGATCTGGTAGATTATAAGGCACTTAAACAAGCGAAGATTGATGTTAAACAGGCAATGAAAATTGCTGAAAAACAATCGGGCGGCCGTGTTATCGAGATTGAGTTTAAAAACGACCGAGATTATAGTGATCATGCATCCTATTATGAAGCTGATATCCTCAAAGGTAATAGTATCGTTTGGCTAAATGTTGATGCCAATACTGGCAGTGTATTTAACAATAAGTTTAAGAAATAG
- the gdhA gene encoding NADP-specific glutamate dehydrogenase: MSISQAIEKVEARYAHQPEFVQAVKEVAITIAPLYDAHPEYDTFKIFERLVEPDRVIAFRINWENDQGEVQVNRGWRVQFSNALGPYKGGVRFHPTVNQSVLKFLGFEQIFKNALTGLPMGGGKGGSDFDPKGKTDSEIRRFCYAFMRELHHYVNKDIDVPAGDIGVGGREVSYMFAMYKNLTHEYGGVLTGKGVGFGGSLMRTEATGYGAVYFLENMLTAQNDDIKGKRVLVSGAGNVSLHAAEKAHMLGGIVVTVSDSQGTLYDEAGLNQEKIDWLKAQKAKSKPLAEYVDVYGGEWFAKQKPWQFKGDIAIPSATQNEVNEEDAKLMVENGITYVVEGANMPLTAEAIDYIRLHRVHYAPGKAANAGGVAVSALEMSQNSVRQYKSFEQIDLRLKNIMRNIHDCAADASEQYGQTDNGYINYMAGANIVGFKRVADALVAYGILN, encoded by the coding sequence ATGAGTATCAGTCAGGCCATCGAAAAAGTCGAAGCGCGTTACGCCCATCAACCTGAATTCGTTCAAGCGGTAAAAGAAGTTGCAATTACGATTGCGCCGTTATACGACGCCCACCCAGAATATGATACTTTTAAAATATTTGAGCGCCTCGTTGAGCCTGACCGCGTTATTGCTTTTCGTATTAACTGGGAAAATGACCAAGGTGAAGTTCAGGTTAACCGCGGCTGGCGTGTCCAGTTCAGCAATGCCTTAGGTCCTTATAAAGGTGGCGTGAGATTTCATCCGACTGTCAACCAATCTGTGTTGAAGTTTTTAGGCTTTGAGCAAATATTCAAAAACGCTTTGACTGGATTGCCAATGGGCGGCGGTAAAGGTGGCTCTGATTTTGATCCCAAAGGCAAAACAGACAGTGAAATCCGCCGTTTTTGCTATGCCTTTATGCGTGAGCTACATCACTATGTGAATAAAGACATCGATGTGCCCGCTGGTGACATTGGCGTGGGTGGGCGTGAAGTCAGCTATATGTTTGCTATGTATAAGAATTTAACGCATGAATACGGCGGCGTTTTGACCGGTAAAGGCGTTGGCTTCGGTGGGAGCTTGATGCGTACTGAGGCGACAGGTTATGGCGCGGTGTATTTCTTAGAAAATATGCTTACGGCGCAAAATGACGATATCAAAGGTAAGAGAGTATTGGTTTCAGGTGCTGGTAACGTCTCATTACATGCTGCTGAAAAAGCCCATATGCTGGGTGGCATCGTCGTTACTGTGTCAGACTCACAAGGGACTTTGTATGATGAAGCGGGTCTGAATCAAGAAAAAATTGATTGGCTCAAGGCGCAAAAAGCAAAAAGCAAACCGTTGGCTGAGTACGTCGATGTTTATGGTGGAGAGTGGTTTGCGAAGCAAAAGCCGTGGCAATTCAAAGGTGACATCGCGATTCCATCAGCGACGCAAAACGAAGTCAATGAAGAAGATGCCAAGCTCATGGTTGAAAATGGCATCACATACGTTGTCGAAGGTGCCAACATGCCATTGACTGCTGAAGCCATCGACTATATTCGTTTGCACCGGGTGCATTATGCCCCAGGTAAAGCCGCCAACGCGGGCGGTGTAGCAGTCTCTGCGCTTGAGATGTCACAAAACTCAGTCCGTCAGTATAAGAGCTTTGAGCAAATCGACTTGCGCCTCAAAAATATCATGAGAAATATCCATGACTGCGCAGCTGATGCCTCAGAACAGTATGGTCAAACGGATAATGGCTATATCAACTATATGGCTGGTGCAAATATCGTTGGCTTTAAACGAGTTGCTGATGCATTGGTTGCTTACGGTATTTTAAACTAA